A genomic region of Canis aureus isolate CA01 chromosome 16, VMU_Caureus_v.1.0, whole genome shotgun sequence contains the following coding sequences:
- the RPRML gene encoding reprimo-like protein, producing MNATFLNHSGLEAAGGLGGGGGGAALGNRSHGLGTWLGCCPGGAPLAASDGVPAGLAPDERSLWVSRVAQIAVLCVLSLTVVFGVFFLGCNLLIKSESMINFLVQERRPSKDVGAAILGLY from the coding sequence ATGAACGCGACCTTCCTGAACCACAGCGGCCTGGAGGCGGCCGGCGgcctgggcggcggcggcggcggggccgccCTGGGGAACCGCAGCCACGGGCTGGGCACGTGGCTGGGCTGCTGCCCGGGGGGCGCGCCGCTGGCCGCCAGCGACGGGGTCCCCGCGGGGCTGGCGCCCGACGAGCGCAGCCTGTGGGTGTCGCGCGTGGCGCAGATCGCTGTGCTCTGCGTGCTGTCGCTCACCGTGGTCTTCGGCGTGTTCTTTCTGGGCTGCAACCTGCTCATCAAGTCGGAGAGCATGATCAACTTTCTGGTGCAGGAGCGCCGGCCCTCCAAGGACGTTGGCGCCGCCATCCTGGGGCTGTACtga